A window from Dehalobacter sp. DCA encodes these proteins:
- a CDS encoding aliphatic sulfonate ABC transporter substrate-binding protein, with protein sequence MKNYLKVSFTVLLSLLLLISVTGCQPNIAKQQENPKVINISYSTKPLNAPAIVALEKKMFEDEFAKDKIQVKWYELEGPATTEALAAKSIDFATSLNYVSAIISNANGNDIKILSSYSKFPKGIGLVAAKGGEIASVADLKGKKIALQKGTMLHEMLIKALAEAGMSANDVEIISMASADALNALLQKQVDAAVIPDPLLTKGIASQKITLIRNAEGLILGQAVIAARTEFIQKYPETTKHFLEIHQQILAWIQENQDEALRMTADTNGMEFKAVTALYPKFDFTMPIDSQDIVKLKESAEFLKANGFIKSDVDPDELVNRLVDTSYLPK encoded by the coding sequence ATGAAGAATTACCTTAAAGTTTCTTTCACTGTATTATTGTCATTATTGCTGCTGATTTCGGTGACAGGCTGTCAGCCCAATATAGCCAAACAGCAGGAAAATCCGAAAGTTATTAACATATCGTATTCGACGAAGCCTTTGAACGCTCCGGCAATTGTAGCACTGGAGAAAAAGATGTTTGAAGACGAATTTGCGAAGGATAAAATTCAGGTGAAGTGGTACGAATTGGAAGGTCCGGCAACAACGGAAGCCCTTGCTGCCAAATCGATTGATTTTGCCACATCACTGAATTATGTTTCGGCCATTATCTCGAATGCGAACGGCAACGATATTAAGATTCTTTCGAGCTATTCCAAGTTTCCGAAGGGGATCGGCCTGGTTGCAGCCAAAGGTGGCGAAATTGCATCCGTAGCGGATCTGAAGGGAAAAAAGATCGCCCTGCAGAAGGGAACAATGCTGCATGAAATGCTGATCAAAGCGCTTGCCGAGGCAGGCATGTCTGCGAATGACGTAGAAATAATCAGCATGGCCTCAGCTGACGCGCTAAACGCGCTGCTGCAAAAACAAGTGGATGCTGCGGTCATCCCTGATCCACTGCTGACCAAAGGGATTGCTTCCCAAAAAATCACCCTGATCCGGAATGCTGAAGGCCTTATCCTTGGTCAGGCTGTAATCGCCGCGCGAACAGAGTTTATTCAGAAGTACCCTGAAACAACAAAGCATTTTCTGGAGATCCATCAGCAAATATTGGCCTGGATACAGGAAAATCAGGATGAAGCTTTGCGAATGACGGCTGACACCAATGGAATGGAGTTTAAAGCGGTAACTGCTTTATATCCGAAATTTGATTTTACAATGCCGATTGACAGTCAGGACATTGTAAAACTTAAAGAATCGGCTGAATTTCTGAAAGCGAATGGTTTTATCAAGTCCGATGTTGATCCTGACGAGCTGGTTAACCGTCTGGTCGATACCTCATATCTTCCAAAATAA
- the nuoF gene encoding NADH-quinone oxidoreductase subunit NuoF: protein MKVNSVADLDQIKKEYSEKLSKYNYQILVCGGAGCVSSNCGEVSAALVKYLEEYELQDKVAVSETGCMGTCAVGPVLLILPDETFYTDVNPEKMAEIVKSHIINGTVLEKYTFYDQTLGKHVPNIKDIGFFKDQVKIALRNCGQIEYASIDAYIAKDGYYAIAKAVGGMKQQDVVDEVKKSGIRGRGGAGFPTGIKWEAGMKSTSDQKFMVCNADEGDPGAFMDRSVIEGDPHSVIEGMMLGGYAIGASMGYVYIRAEYPIAVERLGAAIEEARECGLLGAKLFGSDFEFNLEIRIGAGAFVCGEETSLMASIEGKRGEPKQKPPFPFERGLFGKPTIINNVETLACIPPIILKGSHWYSQFGTEKSKGTKVFALAGDIVNTGIVEVPMGMSLGNILFNIGGGIPGGKNFKAAQAGGPSGGCITKEYLNTPMDYENISKIGAIMGSGGLVVMNEDTCMVDTARYFMDFIQDESCGKCVPCRVGTKRMLEILERITKGEGQEGDIELLEELGAQIKETAMCGLGQTAPNPVLSTIRYFRDEYEEHIKNKYCRAGVCSDLFLSPCENACPASVNVPGYMGLISAGRYIDAYNLIRQENPFPAICGRICTHPCESKCRRAQLDEAISISDLKRFVADYAFKHEEESTKDIVFPKNGKSVGIIGAGPSGLTCGYYLARLGYEVDVYEAAPVAGGLLAFGIPEYRLPKDVLKHEIKLIEQVGVKIHLNTEVGNDVSFAGLRKKHHSIYIATGTQLSNKINIPGEDLEGVVHGLNFLRNVNLGQDVKIGETVAIIGGGNTAIDAARTALRLGAKKVNVLYRRTIQDMPADAREICDMIEEGIEIIPLVAPTRFIGKDKIEAIECVRMKVSGFDSAGRRKPKIEEGSNFTLKVDMVIPAVSQSSDLPFVGMDDVELTEWGTFITDKDTLMTTMDGVFAGGDVARGSDVAITAIADGKKAASSIDLYLGGKGVLNKGEKIEIPAPADQDELVEHARFPMEVLDPEKRKDCFCEVAQGYHKLNAIAESMRCLRCDRR, encoded by the coding sequence ATGAAAGTCAATAGTGTTGCTGATTTGGATCAAATTAAAAAGGAATACAGTGAAAAACTGTCCAAGTATAATTATCAAATCCTTGTATGCGGAGGCGCAGGTTGTGTATCCTCCAACTGCGGTGAAGTATCCGCTGCGCTTGTGAAATATCTGGAAGAATACGAGCTTCAGGACAAGGTTGCAGTTAGTGAAACAGGCTGTATGGGGACTTGTGCGGTCGGTCCTGTCCTTCTTATTCTACCTGATGAAACTTTTTATACGGATGTTAATCCCGAAAAAATGGCCGAGATCGTAAAATCTCACATTATCAACGGTACGGTGCTGGAAAAGTATACATTCTACGATCAGACGCTTGGCAAACACGTTCCAAATATTAAGGATATTGGTTTTTTCAAAGACCAGGTCAAAATTGCGCTCAGAAACTGCGGTCAGATCGAATACGCTTCGATTGACGCTTATATAGCCAAAGACGGTTATTATGCGATTGCCAAAGCTGTGGGTGGCATGAAGCAGCAGGATGTTGTCGATGAAGTTAAAAAGTCCGGCATCAGAGGCCGCGGCGGTGCAGGTTTCCCGACAGGCATCAAATGGGAAGCTGGAATGAAATCAACGAGCGATCAGAAATTCATGGTCTGCAATGCTGACGAAGGAGACCCTGGTGCGTTCATGGACAGAAGCGTCATCGAAGGTGACCCGCACAGTGTCATTGAAGGGATGATGCTCGGTGGTTATGCGATTGGTGCAAGCATGGGCTATGTTTATATCCGGGCGGAGTATCCGATTGCCGTTGAACGTCTGGGTGCCGCGATTGAAGAAGCCCGCGAGTGCGGCCTGCTCGGAGCGAAACTGTTTGGTTCGGATTTTGAGTTTAACCTGGAAATCCGGATTGGTGCAGGCGCTTTTGTCTGCGGTGAAGAAACATCTTTGATGGCTTCGATCGAAGGCAAACGCGGAGAACCCAAACAAAAACCACCGTTCCCATTCGAACGCGGCTTGTTTGGCAAACCGACCATTATCAACAACGTAGAAACCTTAGCATGCATTCCTCCGATCATTCTGAAGGGTTCGCACTGGTATTCGCAGTTTGGCACTGAAAAGAGCAAAGGCACCAAGGTCTTCGCACTGGCCGGAGATATCGTCAATACCGGTATCGTCGAAGTCCCGATGGGCATGAGCCTTGGCAATATTTTGTTCAATATTGGCGGGGGCATTCCCGGAGGTAAAAACTTCAAGGCTGCCCAGGCCGGAGGCCCTTCCGGCGGCTGTATCACGAAGGAATATCTGAATACGCCGATGGATTATGAAAATATCAGCAAAATCGGTGCCATTATGGGATCCGGCGGACTGGTCGTCATGAATGAGGATACCTGTATGGTCGATACCGCCAGGTACTTCATGGATTTCATCCAGGATGAATCCTGCGGAAAATGCGTTCCTTGCCGTGTGGGAACCAAGAGAATGCTCGAGATCCTGGAACGCATTACCAAGGGAGAAGGCCAGGAAGGCGATATCGAACTTCTCGAAGAGCTCGGCGCTCAGATCAAAGAAACCGCAATGTGCGGTTTGGGTCAGACGGCTCCCAATCCGGTCTTAAGCACCATCCGGTATTTCCGTGACGAATACGAAGAGCATATCAAGAACAAATACTGCCGCGCCGGCGTATGTTCGGATTTATTCCTTTCGCCGTGTGAGAATGCCTGCCCGGCAAGCGTCAATGTACCCGGATATATGGGCTTGATCTCGGCAGGAAGATATATCGATGCTTACAACCTTATCAGACAGGAAAATCCGTTTCCGGCTATTTGCGGAAGAATTTGCACGCATCCGTGCGAAAGCAAATGCCGCAGGGCACAGCTGGACGAAGCGATCTCGATTTCCGATCTGAAACGGTTCGTGGCGGATTATGCGTTCAAGCATGAAGAAGAATCCACGAAAGACATTGTCTTTCCGAAAAACGGCAAGAGCGTCGGCATTATTGGCGCAGGTCCTTCAGGCTTGACTTGCGGCTATTACCTGGCAAGACTTGGCTATGAGGTCGATGTTTATGAAGCAGCGCCTGTGGCCGGAGGCCTACTTGCATTTGGTATTCCGGAATACAGGCTGCCCAAAGACGTGCTTAAGCATGAAATCAAACTGATTGAGCAAGTCGGTGTCAAGATCCATCTGAATACCGAAGTAGGCAATGACGTCAGCTTCGCCGGGCTGCGCAAAAAACATCATTCCATTTATATTGCAACAGGAACCCAGCTGTCCAACAAGATCAATATCCCGGGCGAAGACCTCGAGGGGGTCGTTCACGGCTTGAATTTCCTGCGCAATGTGAACCTCGGACAGGATGTGAAGATCGGTGAAACCGTGGCGATTATCGGTGGCGGCAATACTGCGATTGATGCAGCTAGAACGGCTTTAAGGTTAGGCGCTAAGAAAGTCAATGTTTTGTATAGAAGAACGATTCAAGATATGCCTGCTGATGCCAGAGAAATCTGCGATATGATTGAAGAAGGCATTGAGATTATTCCGCTGGTTGCCCCGACCCGTTTTATTGGCAAAGACAAAATCGAAGCAATTGAATGCGTCAGAATGAAGGTGAGCGGCTTTGATTCTGCCGGCAGAAGAAAACCAAAAATTGAAGAAGGATCCAATTTCACCCTGAAGGTCGATATGGTCATCCCGGCGGTCAGCCAGTCTTCGGATCTGCCGTTTGTCGGAATGGATGATGTTGAACTAACAGAGTGGGGAACTTTTATTACGGATAAAGACACCTTGATGACCACGATGGATGGCGTATTTGCCGGCGGTGACGTTGCCAGAGGTTCCGATGTGGCCATCACGGCAATTGCAGACGGTAAGAAAGCTGCATCTTCCATTGACCTCTACCTGGGTGGCAAAGGCGTGCTGAATAAAGGCGAAAAGATCGAAATTCCTGCGCCGGCAGATCAGGACGAACTCGTTGAGCATGCCAGATTCCCAATGGAAGTTCTTGACCCTGAGAAGAGAAAAGACTGCTTCTGCGAGGTGGCTCAAGGGTACCACAAGCTCAATGCAATTGCAGAATCTATGCGCTGTTTACGCTGTGACAGGAGGTAG
- the nuoE gene encoding NADH-quinone oxidoreductase subunit NuoE produces the protein MSNKVENCQCCCSEETDQQKLDMIAEVIEKYKNREGSLIQVLHMAQNIYGYLPLEIQRFIAESLNKPLSEVSGVVTFYSFFSTQPRGKHIIRVCLGTACYVRGGKKIIDRLEQILDIEVGGTTKDRLFTFEVARCIGACGLAPAMMIDDVVYKQVNPDKLDSILNKYRN, from the coding sequence ATGAGCAACAAAGTTGAGAATTGTCAATGTTGCTGTAGCGAAGAAACTGACCAACAAAAATTGGACATGATTGCTGAAGTAATAGAAAAATACAAGAATAGAGAAGGAAGCCTGATTCAAGTTCTTCATATGGCTCAGAATATTTATGGATATTTGCCTCTGGAAATCCAGAGATTTATTGCAGAAAGCTTGAACAAGCCTTTGTCGGAGGTATCGGGCGTTGTTACTTTTTACTCTTTCTTTTCGACCCAGCCCAGAGGAAAGCACATTATCCGTGTTTGCCTTGGTACGGCTTGCTACGTCAGGGGCGGCAAGAAAATTATCGACCGTCTGGAACAGATCCTGGACATAGAAGTTGGCGGAACAACGAAAGACAGGCTCTTCACTTTTGAGGTAGCCCGTTGTATCGGCGCCTGCGGACTGGCTCCAGCCATGATGATTGACGATGTCGTGTATAAGCAGGTTAACCCGGATAAGCTTGATAGTATCCTGAATAAATATAGAAATTAG
- a CDS encoding ABC transporter permease, with protein sequence MQINQGKTKKGFDGQPDTHNRTKLLNILRGAVFPLAVIVVWELAARSSLVNTYILPPPSEILKTFLHMLATGIWEEHLLASLRRLVYGFFLTVVFAVPMGILVGKARGFRHWVNPTLHFLQQIPPIAWIPIFMLLLGIDEASKVAVIVYASFFPVFLNTVQGVTSVDPKLIEVGHAYMLSPWAMIKKVYIPSAAMTIFVGLRLGLSNCWRALVGAEMLGASSGIGYLIIEGRQLAQYDKIFVAIVTIGTAGMLIDLFLRKIENKLMPWKKMYQAGERK encoded by the coding sequence ATGCAAATTAATCAAGGAAAAACGAAAAAAGGGTTTGACGGGCAGCCGGATACACATAACCGGACAAAGCTCCTGAATATACTCAGAGGGGCGGTTTTCCCATTAGCTGTGATTGTAGTTTGGGAATTAGCGGCACGCAGCAGTCTGGTTAATACCTACATCTTGCCTCCGCCAAGTGAGATCTTGAAAACATTTCTGCATATGCTTGCAACCGGGATTTGGGAAGAACATCTGCTGGCAAGTTTGCGGAGATTGGTGTACGGGTTCTTTTTGACGGTTGTTTTTGCAGTTCCGATGGGTATTCTGGTAGGCAAAGCCAGAGGGTTCAGGCATTGGGTGAATCCTACACTGCATTTTTTGCAGCAGATTCCGCCAATCGCTTGGATCCCGATTTTTATGCTTTTGCTCGGGATTGATGAAGCCTCCAAAGTTGCAGTGATTGTGTATGCCTCATTTTTTCCGGTTTTCCTGAATACGGTGCAGGGCGTTACCAGTGTTGATCCGAAGCTGATCGAAGTTGGTCATGCCTATATGCTTTCTCCATGGGCAATGATTAAAAAGGTGTATATTCCTTCAGCAGCTATGACGATTTTTGTGGGTCTAAGGCTTGGGTTAAGCAATTGCTGGCGGGCGCTGGTCGGAGCGGAAATGCTGGGAGCATCTTCGGGAATAGGCTATCTGATCATTGAAGGCAGACAATTAGCCCAATACGATAAAATTTTTGTTGCGATAGTCACCATCGGAACTGCCGGGATGCTTATCGACCTTTTCCTCAGAAAAATTGAAAATAAGCTAATGCCGTGGAAAAAGATGTATCAAGCAGGTGAGCGCAAATGA
- a CDS encoding ABC transporter ATP-binding protein, whose translation MNKVLVEVRDVGKVFHSDWGSIEALKEVNFRCNQSEFVSIVGASGCGKTTLLRIIAGLEPPSSGEVLIDGENIDGPGYGRAVVFQEPRLFPWLTVEKNTALGIQGVQKQDEVEKIVASSLQLVGLTQFSKAYPYELSGGMAQRVSLARALTFKPKVFLMDEPFSALDAQTRARMQEEIIDLWQKTEKTVILVTHDIEEALTVSQKIMIMSPSPGTIKEVLEVPFAYPRNPDGLEFINMRKTILEAIR comes from the coding sequence ATGAATAAGGTTTTAGTCGAAGTCCGTGATGTCGGTAAGGTTTTCCATAGCGACTGGGGAAGTATTGAAGCCCTGAAAGAAGTCAATTTCCGGTGCAACCAATCAGAATTTGTCAGTATTGTCGGAGCCAGCGGGTGCGGCAAAACTACGTTACTCCGGATTATTGCCGGCTTGGAACCCCCGAGCAGCGGAGAAGTGCTGATTGATGGAGAAAACATTGACGGGCCCGGTTATGGGCGTGCCGTCGTATTTCAGGAACCGCGGCTCTTTCCGTGGCTGACCGTTGAAAAAAATACCGCGCTGGGTATCCAAGGAGTACAGAAACAAGACGAAGTTGAGAAAATTGTGGCCAGCTCGCTTCAGTTAGTAGGGTTAACACAGTTCAGCAAAGCGTATCCTTACGAACTGTCCGGAGGAATGGCCCAAAGGGTCTCTTTGGCGCGAGCGCTCACTTTTAAACCGAAAGTATTCTTGATGGATGAGCCGTTTTCGGCCCTTGATGCCCAGACCAGGGCCAGAATGCAGGAAGAAATCATTGATCTTTGGCAGAAAACCGAAAAAACCGTTATCCTTGTCACCCATGATATCGAAGAAGCACTTACCGTCAGTCAAAAAATCATGATTATGTCGCCGTCTCCCGGTACGATCAAAGAGGTACTGGAAGTACCGTTTGCTTATCCAAGAAATCCTGATGGGTTAGAATTTATCAACATGAGGAAAACTATACTTGAGGCCATTCGCTAA
- a CDS encoding NADH-dependent [FeFe] hydrogenase, group A6, translating into MVNLRINNKSVSALEGATILEAAKQNNIHIPNLCYLEGVHKFGSCRLCVVEVEGAKSLQPSCMVTVREGMVVKTNTEKVRKARKVLYELILSDHPKDCLNCERNQSCELQEMGNMLGVSEARFEGKRSAGCIDKSPSITRDMSKCILCRRCITVCNEIQQVGILNAQNRGFKTVVGPAMDLPINSVNCAYCGQCTVVCPVGALKETDAIQDVWQAINDPNKRVVVQVAPAIRAAIGEEFGLEPGTLVTGKLASALRELGFDDVFDTNFTADLTIMEEGTEFLTRVKNALTGGQATLPMITSCSPGWIKYVEHAYPEELDHLSTCKSPHTMLGALAKSYYADKIEVDPKDMYVVSIMPCTAKKFEVSRPEMQNNGVPNVDAVLTTRELAKMIKEAGIDFVNLEDSKFDNPLGLSSGAADIFGVTGGVMEAALRTVYEVVTGRELPFDKLHVTPIVGLEQIKTADVIIENPVEAYKFLDGVTVKVAVTSGLAGAKILLDQIAKGESPYHFIEVMGCPGGCISGGGQPRPTTPEIRQKRLQAIYKEDEGKQLRKSHENEDVMKLYAEFLKEPNGHKSHELLHTYYTQRGKFNEYLCK; encoded by the coding sequence ATGGTAAATTTAAGAATTAATAACAAAAGTGTTTCCGCTTTGGAGGGCGCGACTATCCTGGAAGCCGCGAAACAGAACAATATTCATATTCCTAACTTGTGCTATTTGGAAGGCGTTCATAAGTTTGGTTCCTGCAGACTGTGCGTTGTTGAAGTCGAAGGCGCCAAGAGCCTTCAGCCTTCCTGCATGGTTACGGTCAGAGAAGGAATGGTTGTCAAAACCAACACCGAAAAAGTCCGTAAGGCCCGGAAAGTCCTTTATGAACTGATTCTGTCCGACCATCCGAAAGACTGCCTAAACTGCGAACGCAATCAAAGCTGCGAGCTGCAGGAAATGGGCAATATGCTCGGCGTCAGTGAAGCCCGTTTCGAAGGAAAACGTTCAGCCGGCTGCATCGACAAATCCCCTTCCATTACCCGGGATATGTCCAAATGCATTCTTTGCCGCAGATGTATCACTGTCTGCAACGAAATTCAGCAGGTTGGTATTCTGAATGCACAAAACCGCGGATTTAAGACGGTTGTCGGTCCGGCTATGGATCTGCCGATTAATTCCGTAAACTGTGCTTACTGCGGACAGTGTACGGTGGTCTGTCCTGTAGGCGCGCTGAAGGAAACCGATGCGATCCAGGATGTCTGGCAGGCGATCAATGATCCCAATAAACGCGTTGTTGTTCAGGTTGCCCCTGCGATTAGGGCTGCAATCGGCGAAGAGTTCGGGCTGGAACCCGGGACACTCGTTACCGGCAAACTCGCTTCTGCTTTGAGAGAACTCGGCTTCGACGATGTGTTCGACACCAACTTTACGGCTGACCTGACCATTATGGAAGAAGGCACCGAATTCTTGACCAGGGTGAAAAATGCGCTGACCGGCGGCCAGGCTACCTTGCCGATGATTACAAGCTGCAGCCCGGGATGGATCAAATATGTTGAACATGCCTATCCGGAAGAACTTGACCATCTCTCGACCTGTAAATCCCCGCATACCATGCTTGGGGCGCTGGCGAAGTCCTATTATGCCGACAAGATTGAAGTGGATCCGAAGGACATGTATGTTGTATCGATCATGCCCTGTACGGCCAAGAAGTTCGAAGTTTCCAGACCGGAAATGCAGAACAATGGCGTACCGAATGTCGATGCCGTACTGACGACCAGAGAACTTGCCAAGATGATTAAGGAAGCCGGCATTGATTTTGTAAACCTCGAAGACAGCAAATTTGACAATCCGCTGGGTCTTTCCTCCGGTGCTGCCGATATCTTCGGCGTTACCGGCGGTGTTATGGAAGCTGCCCTGCGTACAGTTTACGAAGTGGTTACGGGACGGGAACTGCCGTTTGATAAGCTCCATGTTACTCCGATCGTTGGCCTGGAACAGATTAAGACGGCGGATGTGATCATCGAGAATCCTGTTGAAGCTTATAAGTTCCTCGACGGAGTTACGGTAAAAGTTGCTGTAACCAGTGGTCTGGCAGGAGCGAAGATCCTTCTGGACCAAATTGCCAAAGGTGAATCCCCCTATCACTTTATCGAAGTGATGGGATGCCCCGGCGGCTGCATCAGCGGCGGCGGCCAGCCCAGACCGACCACACCGGAGATTCGTCAGAAACGTCTCCAGGCTATTTATAAGGAAGATGAAGGCAAGCAGCTTAGGAAATCTCATGAGAATGAGGATGTCATGAAACTGTATGCCGAGTTTCTGAAAGAACCCAATGGCCATAAATCGCATGAACTGCTGCACACGTATTATACGCAGCGCGGAAAGTTTAACGAATATCTCTGCAAGTAG